In Clupea harengus chromosome 4, Ch_v2.0.2, whole genome shotgun sequence, the genomic stretch CGGAGCAGTTGCGCTGCTTGGCCACGCAGGGCAGGCTGGCGGGGCTTAGCCGGATCTTGACTCGTTGTCAAAGGCTGGTGGAGGAGACGGAGAGCGTGGGCGAGGACGGCGGCGGGAAGTTGAGCAGTTCCAGCACGGCCACGCCCACGCTGCTGCGCCGCGTGAACATGCAGGAGGCCGCCACCCACTTGTTGCTGCGCGGGTTGTACTTCTCGATGGAGTTCAGGCTGGAGCTGCCGTCGTTGCCGCCCACCGCGTACAGCCAGCCGTCCATGGCCACCAGGTCGTGCGTGCTCCTGTGCCAACGACCAGAGAGAACGGTTCAGATTGGAGCGGTTCACTAGAGCATCGGCCGGTAGAAGGAAGCTCTATGAACGCTCACCAAGTTATGTCCACTTTATTTGCTTATAAGCACCCTGTATGCAGTCCTAAAACAGATGGGGGGAAGCGCCTTAGAAAGGCATTGTGGGATTTCAGGGATAGAAGAAGGATGGTTTTTCAGCACTCGGGTAAAGAAGATACTTTATATGGTTGGATGCACTTACACGAGATAAGGGAAAAAGACCTTACAAAGGCATCGTGGGACTTGTAAGGATCAGAGAAGGATGCTTCTGAAGACTGAGGCAGAGTATACTCAGGCACCGGCTACATGTGTCTTGTTTCAGATTGGCCTGCTTTTGTAAGAGGAACCTCTTTTATGACTAGATTAGACCAGAGATTAGAAACTCTGCTCATTGCAGCTCTGGCTTATTCATGAGCTGGCTCCTGTTCTAGTGACTgagctcttctctctcatccgcATCCAGATAGGAGCtacgcacagtgtgtgtgtgtgtgtgtgtgtgtgtgtgtgtgtgtgtgtgagtgacagagatggACTGAGTAAGTGAAATATAGAGCTAGGGAATAAAGGCGGCGGTTTTCTAGATCAATCACTATCAGCTCCTCACTAATGCACTCTCCACTCGAGCATCTACTCAGGAGAGGCAGCCAGATATCAATGGTGtcttacacacttacagtgtGGTACACCAACACAGACCTCCAATGCTGactggagcagagggaggagaataAGGGCTGGGTAAAATACTGCATACATGAGTATTTGCCCAACCCCCATAGCTCACATTTATCCTCTCCATGTCCTTGTCCCTAAAAAGCTTCAGATTCAGTTTTCTAGTCATCACCCAATATTAATTATGGACATTTTGGGGAAATATTTGACCTAAGCTCAAAGAAGAGGGACTGTTCAACTGATACAACTTTCAAGAGAGGCAGTTTAGAATGTGTGAAGGGAGACACAACGATTTGTTGTCCCAGGTACTTAATCATGAGACGATGATGATCTCAGACTCGAGCAGAGCTATGCCGGCTGCAGGAAAGCTGACAAAGCTAAAATGGAGGACTGGTGAACAAGTGAGCTGAAGTGGCAGAGTGAAATAGTGAGGCATGTTGTGATCTTTTTTTGCCTGACCTGCGGATGTTCATGGGAGCCACGCCCTCCCATGTGTTGGTCTTGGGGTTGTAACGTTCCACCGAGTTGAGGCAGCTGGTGCCGTCGTTGCCCCCGGCGACGTAGAGCATACCCTCCAGCACAGCAACCCCTGCGCTGCTACGGCGACTCAGCATGTTGGCGATGGCTGTCCAGGCGTTactctgaggacacacacacacacacacacacacacacacacacacacacacacacacacacacacagagtcttaTTTACAGTCTACAGAAGGCTCAGTGTCTAAGAGAGGCAGTAAATGCTCTTCGTTGTGCTCTTGCAAACATCAGCTGCTGTACCTGGGGGTCATACTTCTCCACTGTGGCTAGATGGGAGGAGCTGTCATAACCACCAACAGCATACAGACTGCCATctggggagaaacacacacacaaacatgagttAAACAGGAAAATCAATTAGccaatacttttttttactttgcttTAACTTGTTTAttgaagaaaaacatttttggtAGGCTTATGGTAAATATTTAAGACACAATGCATTGACATATTCCTAAAGAGCTGATAGCACAGCTTTTAGGCAGATTGATAAAATGAATCCATACATTCGATTATCTTTTTAATTTAACCAATTGCTGAGAGAATGTTCCGGACTCCACACTGTTAGCCCTGTCTGAAACAGGGAGAGCTGCAGGGGTTGTCTCTGACCTAATGTTGCTACTCGGACGTATCTCCTGCGGGTGCTCATGGCGGAGATGGAGGTCCAGGTGCTGGTCAGAGGGTCGTATCGCTCAGCACTGCAGccatacagagaggagaggagcaggcagGGTTATAGTCATATCCTTAAGGCTTGGAGCTTTACCGCCTCTGTGCAATATAGGGATTACACGCAATGAAAGGATTACAGGAGGATAATGGAGAATGCATCTTCTAAAGCAACACAATTTCATTTGGGAgagtatgttatgttatttttttttttttttatgtggcaAAACTTGGGCTGCAGATTGACATGAAGGATGGAAACTGGATGGGATGCGTCAACGTCAACGTCAACGTCAAGATACTGAAACCAGGTCATCAGGGCAGGTTGAACATTTTTCATAATGAGACCAATTTGCAACTGTGGGCCTTGCTGGCCCTGCTGGGCTCGTACCTGTTGAGGCAGGACGCTCCATCGTAGCCCCCGGCAGCATACAGTAGCCCGTGCAGCACCGCCACACCCAGACAGCTGCGCCGGGTGCCCATTGAAACCTCCGGCTGCCAGGCATTGGTAACCGGGTCGTATGACTCAACGGTTGCTAAGTCAGAGGTTCCATCGTACCTGGGAAAGTAGATCAGATCAGGGAAAAGTACTGGTGCCCAGCTCAGGTATGTGACCACTGGTGGATCATTATGGACGTCTTGTGACCTATGTGGCTGTTTTTGGTGTTGTTTTTAATACATGAAAGTCAGACACTGACAGTGATGATAACAACTCGTGTTTTGGATTCTGTGGTaggtttctttttattttttacctcAGTCCTACACCGTGAGACACATACCATGTTCTAACACATCTCAATTTTCAGATTAGGAGACCTTTATTAGCTAAATTGGTGTGTTCATCTAAGCATCTGAGCAGAGGGATTGACTGAAAGCTGCAAGCCTTGAGCAACTCTGACCAGTGCTGGACTGATTCATCCATCAAACGCCGAAACTAAATCAGGTAATGATCAAAAGACCCGTGACTCTGATGGTGATTTACAGTCCAGCCACACCCACTTGCTGTGCATGTGAAGTTCATGACCCCCTTTTTCATTGGCAGGATGCTCTTACCCTCCCACGGCATACAGTTTGTTTCCGATGGCCGCCACGCCAACCCGCGCCCGCCTTGTTGACATGGATGCCACCATATGCCAGCGGTCAGTCCTTGTGTCGTAGGCCTCACAGTCCCCGTGGATGGCAAACAAACTGCCCCCACCTGAAGGCAGACAAGAAAACGACTCTGTCAGACAGGCATGAGGAATCAAAAGAAACAGTCATTTCAAAGGTGAAACATGAACAGGAGCTGAGCAATCTGTACAGTACGTCTGTCAGGACATTACTAAGCCTTGTTGCACACTGTGATTCACTGGCCATCTCAGTATGCTGTAGGGAGCACATGTCTGAACATGTAGATActtaatgtatgtaatgtagagcttcattattcattatgtatgtgtgtgtgtgtgtgtgtgtgtgtatatgggtgtgtgtgtgtgtatgtgtgtgtgtgtgtgtatgggtatttgtgtgtatgtgtgtgtgagtgtgtgtgtgtttgtgtgtgtatgtgtgtgtatgtatgtgtgtgtgtgtgtgtatgtgtgtgtgtgtgtgtgtatgtatgggtatttgtgtgtgtgagtgtgtgtgtgtgtgtatgtgtgtgtatgtgtgtgtgtgagtgtgtgtgtgtgtgtgtgtgtttgtgtgtgtatgtgtgtgtgtgtgtgtgtgtgtgtgtgtgtgtgtgtgtgtgtgtgtgtatgtgtatgtgtgtgtgtgtgtgtactcacccaCAGCGAAGAGGACGGGGCTGGCCCCCTCACAGCGGCGCGGGCGCGTGCGGCTGTTGCTCAGCACGCCCCTCTGCTCGGGCATGAGGTGGTACTTGAGCGCCTCGATGAGCAGGTCCTTACACTCGGAGTGGTGGCGCACCAGCAGCTCCGTGTCCACATTACTCATCAGGAAGTCCCGCGTCAGCAGAGGCAGACGCACACACTTCATCAGCTGAGGGACGACAGGAGGAGAGGTGatgagagatgatgagagagagagagagagagggagggagggagggaggatagggaaagagagagggaggatagagggagggagagagggagagagagagagggagaaagaaaaaggggagaAGAGGATGGAGTAGAAATTCAGAGAGAGGAGCATGTGAAGAAGTGTAGAGAgggtggggaagagagggagaacatgacacggaggaaagagagaagagggtggaGAGATGAAGGCAGCGACAGAAAGGAAAATTGAGGATGATCAGCAGAGATCAAGCAAGAGGGTCAAAGGGGGAGGTGAGGAAGAAAAGGTAAAGGAAGAAAACAAGGTGAAAAATGTTTGAGATACGATATTTACTCAAACTACATTTTAAATAACTAATTGACTCACAGAAGTGCTTAAAAGCATGATAAAGAATTCAAACATATTGAAACAGCAGTAATGATCAGAGGCAGCAGTAAGTGGGATAAGCGGTGTCTGTCACTCACCCGAGGGACATGCTGCCGTCGGCTGTCGATGTCGTGCTTCACCCAGCTGAGCACCGCCCGGtacacctcctcctctgacGGCACGTTCAGGCTGTCACTGGAGATCAGGTCGAGCACcttcacaacacagacaaacacaaacacacacacaaatacgagTTTCAgccctgatgttttttttttcttttttttttatccttacACATTCACGTCAGCACTAATATGTCTGTTTCCAGTTCTtcacgtgtacacacaaacaacagcttTGCAGGTTTCAGCTTTGCAGGTGCAAATCGAGATGTTCATCTATGCCACTGTTGGCAAAATACAAGGTCAGGCTAAAGAGGCACAAAACCTCCACACAAAACCGGACGCCATCTTTGACTGGCACCCTGCATGTAGAACATGAGCTCATTTAATACCAAAACATAAAAGATTACACAGACAGATGCATAACAAGTATACTGATGTTTTGAGTACTGCTTATCGACGTCATACCAGCCATTTAAAGCACTCAAATATAGGCAGTGTAGCATGCATAGTGCAGATTTCATTATTCTAAATAACCACGATGATTAATGCACATTAGGGATGATAACCTTGACTGATTTTGTgaccgtctgtctgtgtgcatacttgatggtgatgatgtttagattaacaaataaataagctACACACCAGAAGGTAAGGACCACTGCCCATTCAAATACTTCAGACAATCATGCTAATAGGTCTACTTAATATAGACTCAGATATTTTAAGTTCAAGCACCATCACAAAGACTTCATTCAAACTCAAAAGAAAGTCCTCAGGCCTACTTTAAAAACATAGGTCCGAGCCTAAACAATTTACAACACAGACTTGTTTATGTATACAACAGCGTTACTCTTACACATCAAAgatctggtgtttttttctttcagctttaacaaatgaaacaaatgaaaataggcCTTCTCACCCCATCCCATGCCAGAGTTCAGACCAACCACTTCAGTCAAGCACATTACTGGACATGTAGGGACAAACACGCCCACTCAGTACGCTGGAaaatcagacacaaacaaagccATAATGGAGCCCAGCTCACACGCCTGAGTCTCTGTTTACGCCGAGTTGCTACGTTTAGCCCGACACtcgtgcaaacacacaatagATATATTGCAGGTTTGCGGTTTCAAAGTTCACAGGGCGATTTCTAACTAACCTAATCTAATCTAAGGGAGAAACTGACCTCTACATTCAAAACAAGAGATTTCCAGCACTCTGGATCAAAACAAATGAGTTACTGGGAAATCTGCCAAATGGAAATGCATATTAACATATCACTGCTTACGTGCCAAAATGCCCCCATTAAAGAAATAGgcttcttttgttgtttgcttGCCAAATAGCAATAGCATTGGTGTCATTCCAAAGTTTTAAAGTCAATGCTAATGACCGATAGCCATTTGCCTCAGGCAGCGGTTCATAAGGAAAGAAATGTCTCCTTGTGGAAGGATGATGTCACCAGCCAATGTAACTTTTAAATGAAGCTGCCTGTCTTGGTTTGAGTGAAatacatgcaaaaaaaatgctTCTGAGAACAGTCAGCTCTGTGAGTATCACAGAGGGCTGTGTGCGGGGATGAGGTGTGACTGATCTGGTATCAGTGCAAAAGGAAAAGCCTAAATTGACCCCCAATGCACTGGGCAGGACGCTTGACTGCtgacgcacgtgtgtgtgtgtgtgcgtgtgtgtgtgtgtgtgtctctggtcagTCTTTACAGCTGCTGAGTGCGGGGTAATACCAGAGgaggcacagcagcagccactaATCTTGCTGTCCTCTCTCTATCCGGGGCCAGCCTAGCAAACAAcctcacacccccccacacccacccacgcacatacacactgatcCCCCCATCACATGGCTCTGCAGgcgaaagagaggggaggagagatgagtgatagatggatagacagacagagagagagacagagagagagagagagcaggatagAGAAGGAatgggacagagggagagagaggatcatAGTGAAAGCAAAACAGACGGCGAGTcggggagacagaaagacaaacagagcgCCACAGAGGGAGGGGACTGGGCCGTGTTGTTTGGCAGTGGTTGGGAGGGTATAGGCAGAGATGGCAGTAAAAGAGAAACAATCGTGCTTGACCCTGGACTTAACGCTTTTAATCTGGAACAGGCATCACAGCCCTGTAAGCTTAGAGGCCATAGTCCAGCCACTGCACTGGCATGGGGATAAATCTCACCCTgccacaacagagagagaggaggtgggacagaaggagaaagagtggcagagacaaaaagagaatgTCCGAGAAACAGAATAAGAGattaatgaaaagaaaacagtcaGAAAGAGGgttagaaagaaagacagagaaagaaaagagaggaaaacgagagagagaagagagagaaagagaattaaaagaaaacagcccctgcctccctccccaaCCCTCTGTGCCACGCAACTCATTTCATCAGCACTGTGACGCTAATGGTGCGCTCCCAATCAATccctatgagagagagagatagagggagagagagagagagagagagagatggtatttCAGAGAGCCAACCACAGCCTGAGCAGCACCACCCAGCCATTTCTCTGCAGTCATCAGCAAAGCAGCCGGGGGCCTGCGACTGCCTGAGActgcctgcctgctgctgctgctcctgctgttgcTAGGGACCGGCTGGAGACTGGAGACCCAAGCCAGATCACTGAGACACTGGATGACAGGGACCGATGTACCACCAGCCTGACTTAGGAGAGACACGAGTCGTCATGACTTTACGACACCCGCAACGTGACTGGTGATTGACAGACGGCTGTCACTTCTGACAATTTGACGACCTAAGACTGTGACAGTGACTGACATGACGCTGACGCAGGTTTGCAACACGAGCAGGAGTGAGTGAACGAGCGTCTGACAGAAGACCTGGACACCCACTGAGTCGATACCACTgagtgagaaagatagagaaaggaggagaggaaaggaaagaaaggagtgACTACATGAAGGACAAACAGAGATGTGCTGAGACAGAGACTGGtgcactgagacacagaggaaaCTCCACCCATGCTCGTCATTTCATGCGGCTCCCTTGCAGATAGCATCATACCGCATTTACACTTGGCAGCAGAGGCTGAactgtgtcctctcctccttaTTCTGCATCATGAGCAAGTACTAGGTCCCCTCTCCTCTAACAgcgacacacaccacccccgtCATTCAGGGTTTCCCCTTGTGAGTTAGCAGCAGGGAGCTGTTAGCTACCATGATATGCAAACTGGCTATTCTGCTGAATAACATTTTAGTCAGAGTCTCCACATATGCAAATTTACAATGTTCAAAGTTTTTGAGAGAATATTTGCTAATGGTACAACTTTGATAGGTTAGCTGTCTCACTTCTATGGCAATAGATAGAGCATGGGTAACACTATTTGGTTGGGTAGGAATGAAGATGACCAGATGCAGTCATACCTTTTTAATCCTTAATCTTTAATCTTTTAGCAATCGGGCTAGGCTCTCTATTAGTCCACCCCTCAATGTGGCTTTGAAAGTTGGATAGTTCCAACTCTTCTTAGTTGCATTTTTACATAGCCCTTTCACACCCTGACAGCTATCCCATCTGCCCTCGACACATGAGGTGGCTGCGTTTAAACGGAATCATCCATTCAGTGAAGGggtagacagaaataaagatgaagagagaaatggaaggtGATtaaaagggagaggcagagacggatttaggaggaggagaggagattgtgagacagaaaaggaaagagagcagaagggaagagaagggcaAGCCTATTCCCTGCATCCTCTTTGAAGACTCCGGGGGTACCCAGTGAAGGTCAGGCTGCAGGCAGGTGTGTaaggcgtgtgtctgtgtctgtgtgtgtgtgtgtgtgtgtatgtgtgagaaagagagagagagagagtgtgtgtgtgagagtgtgtttctgtctcaggAAACGGGCTCATCTGTGTGGTTGCAACCACTCCAGCCTGCAGCTGGCTCggtctggctctctctccctctctgtctgcctgctatTTTAATGCGAAAAGCCAGCGCAGGCTGGCACTAATCCAGCGTGGCCTTATAATTCTCCCCTTAATGGCTGCGCTTCCTCCTCTGACGCGCTGCTTGCTTGCTGCATGTGCGAGATGAAAAACAAGATGGCATGGTgcggcagcagcaacagcagcagcaacagcaacaggaacaggaacaagaACAGGAGTAgcaacaggaacaggaacaggaacagcaaCAGAGCTGCAGTCAGCAGCATCTAAAATGGCggcttccttccctccctctgggtCTGAGCAAACATAGGCTGGAAGGGAAAAGTGGAAATGACAGCGTCCTAACCCCCCTCACGGCCAAGACATCAGCCTTGTGATTATCCAGAGACCGCTGAGTTTCTACGGCTACGCGCCGTATCCAGGAAACAGGCGTTGATGTCACAGTCACAGCCCAGTAGTTAGTCATCCTCAGACCAGAGGCCTTTTTTAAATTTAATTCATCCCATCCTTTGTACTTCGATCTATCTACAGCCTGTGAACCCAAAGGACGTTTTATTTTGCAAAACCTCTAATGAAGCCTATatgaatgcttcatttaattctggaacattcccttcttcatttaaagtggctcgggtaacaccgctgctgaagaagccgtctctcgatcccactcaggtggaaaactatcgaccggtctcacttctcacgctcctatcaaaaaccattgagagggcagcttccaaacaggtcacagagttcctatcaaggaacaatctcctcgatccaaaccagtctggattcaaaagtggtcactccaccgaaacagccctgttgtctgtgacagaggccttgaaaacagctagagcagcagctcaatcctcagctctcgtcctacttgatttatcagctgcgtttgatacagtcaaccaccgcatccttctgtccatactgtcaagtatgggcatttctggcaaggcgcactcctggtttgaatcgtacctcactgggcgctcgttcaaggtgtcatggcaaggtcagctgtctgtacctcaccaccttaccacaggggtgccccaaggctcggtgatgggaccacttctctttgccatttacaccacttcgctgggccctatcatccgctcgcatggtttttcctatcattgctatgccgatgatactcaactgtttctgtctttccctcctgaggacaccactgtctcggcgcggatctcggactgtcttgctgatatatccacatggatgaaaaaccaccaccttcagctgaacctggccaaaacggaactgatggtctttccagctaaacaggccatccaccacaacatcagcatcaatattgactccttgtctcttgttccatccaaaacagcaagaaacctcggggtcattattgatgaccaactgactttcacggaccacattgcctctgtctctaggtcctgccgctttgcgctattcaacatccgcaaaatcaggccgtacctaacccagtatgccacccagctgctggtgcaaaccttggtgaattcccgccttgattactgcaacgccctcctaacgggcctgccggcttgcgtggtgaaaccactacaaatgatccagaacgcggcggcgcgtctggtgttcaaccaaccgaagagggcacacgtcaccccgcttcttattgacctccactggctgcctgtagctgctcgcattaagttcaagtcacttatgcttacctacagagtgcttgatggttctgctcccacctacctaaatgctcttgtaagggcaaatgttacacccaggatgctgcgctcttctagtgagcgtcgtttggcagtgccgtctgtgcaagtacggcagtccagactattctcatttgtagttccacgttggtggaatgaactacccagcactaccagagcaggggcgtccctctctacctttaagaagctcttgaagacccaactcttcagagagcacttcctgtcctaactggcacttcgactagtgcgtaacttgcaattacagcagttacatttctgcacttctttctttcttttttatttcattttgttatatttcttatgtaaagtagtagttatttattgttacaccaggttctattgctcgtagcttgaatattctctcccttgtacgtcgctttggacaaaagcgtctgctaaatgactaaatgtaaatgtaaatgtaaatatgagtCTGTCTGCTCAAAACTCCCACATATGTCTACTGTCTTATCGCACATACAGTGCCTCTGCCGTCTCAGAGTGAGTCTTACCTGTTTGAGGGGCAGCAACATGAACTCCTCTGTCTTGGACACCTCCACGAAGTGCTGCAGGACGTACTTGTGGGCGGACTTGAGCAGGTCGCTGCAGGAGTGCGTGTCGGCGAAGCCGCGGATGCCCAGGCAGTTGGAGGGGTCCAGCTGGCTCAGGAGGAACTTGCAGCAGGCGTCCCTCACCCCGTTGAGCTGCAGGAGGCTGGCGGCGGGGAGCAGCGTCTGCAGGGGGGCACAgcggaggatgaggaggaggaagaagaggaggagagggagaagaagggggagaagAAATGGAGGGacaaaaagaaggagaagaagaagatgaaggagaaCTACAAGatgaagacaaaacaaaaacaccaatgACAACAACATCAGCAAACCGAACAACAGCAAAAACGAAATAAGGAAAGGATGAATAtaaggaagatgaggaagaagcAAGAAAACGATGGGAAagaggaacaacaacaagaagaaagccactgcagctgctgctgtggtAGCAGTCATGTCACTTCAGTTTCCTGTACTGGTTCAATTTAGGCCAGCTCATCCTGTGTGGGGCTCGAAAGATGACCCACTTCTCAACAACCTCCTGTTATTTTAGCACTACCCATAATTACCACTACCCCTTCTGTGATGATAAAGGCAAATCTCATCATTTAGGAGCCATTTCTTATGGTTTGTTATCATTTTTATGGGTTTTAAGTACA encodes the following:
- the klhl17 gene encoding kelch-like protein 17 isoform X3, whose translation is MMEGGMQLLNRDGHSISHNSKRHYHDSFVSMNRMRQRGLLCDIVLHVASKEIKAHKVVLASCSPYFHAMFTSHHPTSLSRLPSSPLRLRLDDEMSESRQTHVTLHDIDSQALEQLVQYAYTAEIVVGEGNVQTLLPAASLLQLNGVRDACCKFLLSQLDPSNCLGIRGFADTHSCSDLLKSAHKYVLQHFVEVSKTEEFMLLPLKQVLDLISSDSLNVPSEEEVYRAVLSWVKHDIDSRRQHVPRLMKCVRLPLLTRDFLMSNVDTELLVRHHSECKDLLIEALKYHLMPEQRGVLSNSRTRPRRCEGASPVLFAVGGGSLFAIHGDCEAYDTRTDRWHMVASMSTRRARVGVAAIGNKLYAVGGYDGTSDLATVESYDPVTNAWQPEVSMGTRRSCLGVAVLHGLLYAAGGYDGASCLNSAERYDPLTSTWTSISAMSTRRRYVRVATLDGSLYAVGGYDSSSHLATVEKYDPQSNAWTAIANMLSRRSSAGVAVLEGMLYVAGGNDGTSCLNSVERYNPKTNTWEGVAPMNIRRSTHDLVAMDGWLYAVGGNDGSSSLNSIEKYNPRSNKWVAASCMFTRRSSVGVAVLELLNFPPPSSPTLSVSSTSL
- the klhl17 gene encoding kelch-like protein 17 isoform X2; translation: MPRTILLLDSQRRDKPRTARTSFSLGAKQREDVGLTKNICAHPLPRVRPRPRQPKESSAMMEGGMQLLNRDGHSISHNSKRHYHDSFVSMNRMRQRGLLCDIVLHVASKEIKAHKVVLASCSPYFHAMFTNEMSESRQTHVTLHDIDSQALEQLVQYAYTAEIVVGEGNVQTLLPAASLLQLNGVRDACCKFLLSQLDPSNCLGIRGFADTHSCSDLLKSAHKYVLQHFVEVSKTEEFMLLPLKQVLDLISSDSLNVPSEEEVYRAVLSWVKHDIDSRRQHVPRLMKCVRLPLLTRDFLMSNVDTELLVRHHSECKDLLIEALKYHLMPEQRGVLSNSRTRPRRCEGASPVLFAVGGGSLFAIHGDCEAYDTRTDRWHMVASMSTRRARVGVAAIGNKLYAVGGYDGTSDLATVESYDPVTNAWQPEVSMGTRRSCLGVAVLHGLLYAAGGYDGASCLNSAERYDPLTSTWTSISAMSTRRRYVRVATLDGSLYAVGGYDSSSHLATVEKYDPQSNAWTAIANMLSRRSSAGVAVLEGMLYVAGGNDGTSCLNSVERYNPKTNTWEGVAPMNIRRSTHDLVAMDGWLYAVGGNDGSSSLNSIEKYNPRSNKWVAASCMFTRRSSVGVAVLELLNFPPPSSPTLSVSSTSL
- the klhl17 gene encoding kelch-like protein 17 isoform X1 translates to MPRTILLLDSQRRDKPRTARTSFSLGAKQREDVGLTKNICAHPLPRVRPRPRQPKESSAMMEGGMQLLNRDGHSISHNSKRHYHDSFVSMNRMRQRGLLCDIVLHVASKEIKAHKVVLASCSPYFHAMFTSHHPTSLSRLPSSPLRLRLDDEMSESRQTHVTLHDIDSQALEQLVQYAYTAEIVVGEGNVQTLLPAASLLQLNGVRDACCKFLLSQLDPSNCLGIRGFADTHSCSDLLKSAHKYVLQHFVEVSKTEEFMLLPLKQVLDLISSDSLNVPSEEEVYRAVLSWVKHDIDSRRQHVPRLMKCVRLPLLTRDFLMSNVDTELLVRHHSECKDLLIEALKYHLMPEQRGVLSNSRTRPRRCEGASPVLFAVGGGSLFAIHGDCEAYDTRTDRWHMVASMSTRRARVGVAAIGNKLYAVGGYDGTSDLATVESYDPVTNAWQPEVSMGTRRSCLGVAVLHGLLYAAGGYDGASCLNSAERYDPLTSTWTSISAMSTRRRYVRVATLDGSLYAVGGYDSSSHLATVEKYDPQSNAWTAIANMLSRRSSAGVAVLEGMLYVAGGNDGTSCLNSVERYNPKTNTWEGVAPMNIRRSTHDLVAMDGWLYAVGGNDGSSSLNSIEKYNPRSNKWVAASCMFTRRSSVGVAVLELLNFPPPSSPTLSVSSTSL